aagtgggaaaggaaaacgatggattttatcaccaagctaccaaagacggtgggcggatacgataccatctgggttatcgttgaccgtcttaccaaatctgcacactttctagtgatgaaggaaacggatataatggagagacttgctcaactatacatcaaggaggttatatctcgtcatggtgtacatttatcgatcatctcagatcgcgatcctcgttttgcttctagattttggcgttctttacaagaagccatgggaacccgtctcgacatgagtactgcttatcacccacagaccgacgagcaaagtgaacgaacgattcaaaccttggaagacatgttgcgtgcatgtgtcatcgatttcggaaaggcctgggaaaggcatttgccactcgccaaattttcttacaacaacagttatcactcgagcattaatgccacaccttttgaagcattgtatggctgcaagtgccaatctcctatttgttgggccgaagtaggcgaaaagcaaatcaccggacccgagatagtccatgaaacaacggagaagattgctcagattcaagcgagacttaagactgcccgcgatcgtcaaaagagttatgccgatcttaaacgtaaagactttgaattcaacattggtgatcgtgtaatgttgaaggttgcaccttggaaaggtgtgattcgttttggaaagcgcttaaagttaaacccgcgatatattggtcctttcaaaatcttataacgtgttggacccgttgcttaccgtttggatctttcaacacaattgagctcagttcatcctaccttccacgtgtcaaacttgaagaagttccttgctgcacccgaacttatcataccacttgaggaacttacaattgatgacaaacttcactttgtggaagaacctgttgaaattatggatcgtgagatcaaaactttgaaatgcaacaagattctgatcgttcgagtatgatggaatgccaaacgagaacttgagtttacctgggagcgagaggatcaaatgatgcaaaagtatcccCACCTTTTCCCAActactccatctacctcagcttaaatttcgggacgaaattttctttaacaggtgggtaatgtaacgactctagattttccaacgtttatttattaataatgtttattattaatacttgtgatttaacgaatttatgttattacatttacttgttaccatgattgatcatacatgacttttgaatgcccgacacgtctttatGACAcatgtacattacacgaataatatttctagatattatttacattcatgattaagttttattaatcattttaattaactaaggttattagttaattacttgagctttattTGGATTTAGTTGTtaaatacttggacttgggctttaattagtgttaatggacatatgaagcccaccctacttctttagtggactcATTAGCCCAACTtaacatgtaagtattacatttagAGATTAACTAGATAGTTTAATACTTGAAGAATCTAGTCACTTGTTCATTCCCATGCAAACATCCCATGTAACCAACTTTTGAAGCCTTTACATGAGATTACCTAGTGGATTAAACCCTTCCTCTTTCCCTCCCCTAAACCGTCGATTTTGGAGTATTACAAGGGAGAGATTCATTTTTTTTGACTACTTGAAACACTTGCATTTTCTCTCATTCCAAAAACACACTCATACTTGCAACTCTtttactctcttttctctctaaactttgtaagtatCTTGAacattttcttcttttctttccttgCAAAACCGAAGCtacactctcatcatcatcattccttgTTTATTGTTTTaatacttgtctttgttagttacttactagttgttgttgttctttactagttacaagaatcaaactctttagtttaattctttattttatcttgtatttacaagaacactcaagaacataaacttactagtttatgttctacctttaaagttttaaagattgtaagttcatggtggtaaaaatcatacttgtgaatcatgtttgtaaacttaaaagtttactctcttaaagatcaagctttggttgaatctttaaagtatgaacaacaatgaactagttacttgtttacttagtttatttctttatattatgcactttaatttcatgtttgttggtttaaatggtcaagtattacaagttagtcttgatctcatactttcttgaactaaaattaactttaaaagttcaagaacatgtaagtaagctttctttaattataacttggtacacttatgttagatctagacttttgggtctaggatcttcaagatctaactaaaaactatgttctacaacttaagatcttgattttataagtttattttcaagttgtaacttaatattagttttaaagttcatgtatgtgttagatctaagaccttgatgtaacttttgttcatcaaacttcatacaactcttaagtgggttgtgctacatgtcttagacctacacttgtgtcataatagtcaaaacttggttaatattacttttaaagttcatgtatgtgtcggatctaagactttgatgtaactttggttcatcgaactacatacaacacttaattgagttgtgctacatgtcttagacttacacaaatgttatgatggtgaaaccttggttaatatgatgcaaacacatcaacgagttgtacacttgaagctatatgcatcaaggatgagaaccgtgataagcatcgagtaccaagaaccaccggaacctactgttttactgtttctgggtctgacccgtacaacctgggctactgtaaacatgattttcagatatctctgttcgagtagataaattttcatttaggactcatcttaatccgagttacggtttaggatttatggccctccgatcgtcactatgtcttttaacgttgtgctgaaaattctgacctactcgcacttagaccgtcgccacggtcaaacgaagacgagtttacttctgggATTTTTAACACAACtaaagaactcatatacggagccatggccactggtctcaccttatttcagtaggtatagaggccgtggtaactgatcgaactcagcctttgttttaaactcttttcatgaacgaaacttactttacaccttttgtttgatgatgaatgatgatgacctttaagacctaatttacatacatttaaaccttttgaaatgatttactgacctagtactatttgacttaggttgaggacttttcggacctacacacttgcttatttcccgagtcatattttaccgctactttatcattgtgagttatagcatccctttttactttaactattttgggaactgaaaatacatgcgcattttacgttttacatactaggcacgagtacttaaaatttatatatgtgtgggttatacaacggcataaatattctctttagctcggtaacgtttagtcattggtttttgaaccggtgaacgcgaatcttagatatggatccatagggtttgacatccccactcgggctagtcgcgctagcatttaacgagtgtttaatacttcatatacatacgcacttgccaagtgtactttcagggggtataaacgttaagttagttaccaagtgcccacggttaagcatatactttaacatactgttttgaaacgctctttgtagcactgaaatctcgtggcctaccttacatactgttatacttaaactatagctcaccaacctttgtgttaacgtttttaagcatgtttttctcaggtgcttaaggttgcttccgctgtgtactagtcttgctgtagacacccgctgctttagagatgtcattgcatgaactgtttatcttgcattcataactttaatactttggaaactatgatttgtaatgacctaagagtcacgcactattatatttgcttctgttcattgaagcatactttggttgtaaaacatttgacgttggttatgacgtcacctttcatcatgaatgcaaactcgttttgaaaacgcatatagtgtttgaccttgtaatgatcctgttgttgatggtccgtacatgatgatttagtacggggcatcacagttaacctctgcacccattttgtcattaccaaaaggaaatgatgatttcgtgatctattgtgatgcttcgcaccAAGGTTtatgatgtgtattaatgcaacgcacaaaagttattgcatacgcctcacgacaactaaaaattcacgaaACGAACTATACAATgcatgatttggaacttggagcagtagtttttgcactcaaaatatggagacactttctatatggaaccaagtgtacagtgtacaccgatcataagagtcttcagcatatttttgatcaaaaacaactcaatatgaggcaacgtcgctgggtagagttattgaacgactacgattgtgaaatccgttaccaccccggaaaggctaatgttgtagctgatgtcctaagtcggaaagaaagagtaaaacctcttagggtccgagctttgaacattagaattcgtactgatctcacaaaacaaattcaagcagcacagttagaagctttaaaagaagaaaacggaaaaggtgaaatgagcaaagggttagaaaaatggCTTGAAGTAAAAGataatggaaccctgtattttactggtaggatatgggtaccaaaatatggtaacctaaggcaactagtactggatgaagcacataaaacgaggtactcaattcacccgagAAACGGGAAAATGCACCACGATCTCAAGaaattctattggtggcctaatatgaagacagaaattgttacttatgtaagcaaatgtttgacatgtgcgaagatcaaagctgagcaccaaaagctgtcaggattactgcaacaaccgaaaATTCCtcggtggaaatgggaaagaataaccatggatttcattacgaaattgccaaggactgcaagtagtcacgatactatttgggtgatagttgatcgcctcactaaatcagctcactttctaccaataaaagagacagacagtatggagagattagcacgcctatatttgaaggaagtagtttccaggcatggtgtacctatctccatcatatctgatcgcgacacccgattcacatcacatttttggcagtcattacaaaaagcattgggatcgattagatatgagcaccgcttatcacctacagacagatggtcaaagtaaaagaacaatacaaacattagaagacatgttacgggcatgcgtgattgactttggaaccagtttggatcgacacttacccttggcagaattctcatacaataaaagctatcatacgagcatcaacgcggtgccatttgaagcactttacggtagaaatttcagatctcctatttgttggagtgaagttggagaaagacaacttaccggaccagaaattattcatgaaaccaccgaaaagatcattcaaatacaacagcgattgaaaacggccatgagtcgccaaaagagttatgctgatgtaagaagaaaaccgctagaatttcaagtggacgacaaagtcatgttgaaagtgtcaccctggaaaggcgttgtacgattcggtaaacgagaaaagctaagtcctaggtacgtaggaccctttgaaatcaccgaaagaattaaagcagttgcttatcgattaaagttaccgcaagaacttagtagtgttcacgatacatttcacgtgtcaaatttgaagaaatgtttagctgaagaggatgtcgtaattcctcttgacgaaatacgaatcaatgataaactccattttatcgaagaacctgttgaaatcatggaccgtgaggtgaaacaattaaaacaaagcaaaataccgatagttcgaGTTCGttagaacgctagacgaggaccctagtttacttgggaacgtgaagatcaaatgaagcaaaagtatccacatttgtttactGATATctctcataaaacaggtactactcaaaatttcgggatgaaattttctttaacggtggGGTACTATGATGACCCAGAAAAAtgacattaataaattaattacaggataaaatgttcccgacacgataactgaacctattatgttgagtttcaaaaattttgaactattctcgTTAATTCATTTAccctcgactattcccgacgattcacgaacatttatttgtgaatatatatatatatatatatatatatatatatatatatatatatatatatatatatatatatatatatatgtatatatatatatatatatatatatatatatatatatatatatatatgtatatatatatatatgtgtgtgtgtgtgtatatatatataataaattgaaaagttaataaactattatatgatttagttattatgtaaaataaattttgatataataatacttgttactaatatgtatttatatatattatattaaatataatagatTTTGAATGAAGTTGACTAACACTTGGAAATGTGTCATTTGTTACAATTAGGTGTGGCCATTTATTTTCAAGTTGCTTATCCGATTATTAAGTGGCATTTTATTATTATAACGAACCTACTCATTTTATAACTTATGAAATTAAGTAATACTTGATTGACATTAAAATCTAATTagtaactttatttttttttttaacatttccCCTCTATTGTTCCTCTATATAAAAGATATACTAACCTATTATTTTATGAGACACAGAGATATACGCAGTTGAGGGTTAAGACTCAATAGTAAAATAACATAGTACACATAAGAGAATAAATTGTCAAATAAACATAATTGGATCCCATTTGTCTTCTCACGAGAAGAAGGAAGCAAAGTGGAGTCTAATTATTTTGTCTAACTACTCAACAAATTCAATTTAACTTCTTCACTGACCCACTCACTTTTATTGAATTAGTAATAATTGGTGCAACTTGGACCAAGTATATTATGTACCAAATTATCTAACGGTCACATTTTCTTTTAAACATTTACTTTGTCCTATTATTTACGATTAAGGTCTCGTGTGTAGACAGTTAACCAAGTGTTGCTATCATttgattaagaacacattattataAACTTAAACTATATACatgaataaataaaaatataaattatatgcaTTAACTTAAAGAACCCGTGATTTGTGATTGAATTGATTGAGTACTATTTGCTTTTGTACATTTTTTAGTGCATCTGCACAATTATTGCACAATAATTTATATACAGAGATAATAGATACATTTATGTGATATTAtaatcaaacaccaaacccacatACATTACTTTTACACATACATGCACATCATATTACTTTTGAATCACGGACTTAATAAACTTCATCATAGTCATAAATGGGAATTGTTTTGGATCCCACATATAATACACATACATGCACATCATATTACTTTTGAATCACGGACTTAATAAACTATACACatttctctatatatatatttacatacggTGCATATAAATAATCCAACACCCTCATCATCTAGTAATCAAGAACCCATATAACCACCTTGATGTATGTTTCAAACAATTTTTAAATTAAtcaaaatattgggtattgttcgtgaatccaagaccaaccatacaaccATCCACTATCATtatgtctacgcaatttgcctacaatattgaatctcaatattgaaccgtgagtttatagatccctttttaaatgctttaaatatttttgggctgagaatacatgcattttattttatacgcaatgggcacaagtacatacttaattctacactgagtttaaaccaaaaatctcttagctttggtaactagtaactgccagtacatatgatgtggactggtgggcgcgagtaattgtatatggatccatagggcttgacatccccgtccgagctagagcgctagccttttaacagacgtatgttacttgagtttacgacacgttggtttgcgtgtattaaaacaacaggggtgattattattatagcgttaagtttagttaccagggtgctctgttacgtagaatctattgataaacttttgatgaaatcttgtggtccatctttatatacttatgactcgagcaattaaaactataactcaccaacattcgtgttgacctttttagcatgttttgttctcaggttcttagactgcttccgatgtgatgtgcttgttgcctacatggagtctctcatgctttgtataaagtttattgcattcggaaaaaaaaactacgttgtgtaataaataatttgactgtgatgtcaacttgtaaaataaagacttatgtattttggggatttccttatacttaagcactcgcccacatgtttataactttctatgtttgaaaagtcacttattttaatgaatgcaatattttatcaaaacgtaacatatagaggtcaaaacctcactatggaatcGATGATTAActtaccgcgtcaatagcgattttgacgggtcgttacatacgCTTTCTACCCCTggaaaagtgtaaagttgagggaccGTTGTGTAAAGTGAGGCGAATTTGAGGGGCCGTTTGTAGTGTAAACGCGAACTCAAAACAACAATCGGAAATAACTGAAACTACGATTTTCGCCATGACAATTAGTATATagctataatataatataatataatattaaatatgtcGTCCTTACCGGTGGTGGTCACGTTCATATCATTATATTATTGCATAATGCGCGCAGAGGCTCGTTTAAGATGCACCCTGGCTTCCACCACCTTTACATTATGGAGAGTATAGgagagtataaaactatgtattttTACCATAAGCATTAAAAATGAACATAAAGGATCTAAATTTAATTAAGTGTAATCTATCTATGACTATCTGGCAATCTGAATTGCTTGTTACAAGGTGGCCAGTATAATAAACTATTTAGTCGCCACCTTTGACCAACGTTGTTCAAttctaattaatttattaattattatagtaGCAGCATCAAAGCAAAACTAGTATAAAAGAGGTAGAATCATATGAATGAATTCACATCGATCTAATTAAGTACAATAAACATGGCAATTTCTCATAGCCAGATCACTATTACCCTCTTAATCTTTTCTCTTGTAACCATTTCTTATGCTGCTTTAGACCCAAACAAATTACCAAAAAAAGCTACCATTCACTTTCCTATAAGAAAAAACCAAACTAGTCTTCAATACTACACCACCTTTGAGATTGGAAGCTCACGTACCTTCGTTGATGCGCTAATCGATATTGGCGCCCAAAATGTTTGGCTTGATTGTACATCTTATGTCTCATCTTCGTATAAACGGGCATCGTGTGGTTCAAACCGATGTAACAGATTTAAGGGGTCAGTTTGTGTAGGGTGCAACTCAACTCCTAGACCAGGGTGCTCTAATAACACATGTGGTGTTTTTGCTTACAACCCTTTTAGAGAATACTTGACAGCTCAAGAACTTGGAGAGGATACAATGAGGGTGTCAGAAACAGATGGTTATTGGGTTAGACAAGAATACGATGTTCCGAAATTTCAATTCTCTTGCGCAAATGCTGACATTATACAAGGCTTGCCTGGTGACGATACAATCGGTTTGGTTGGCCTTGCAAGAACCCAAGTCTCATTGGCTTCACAAGTATCTTCTTCATTCAATATAGCTCCAAAATTTGCTCTTTGTTTACCATCATCGTCTGAAAATGGACTAGGTGATATATACATTGGTGGTGGCCCATATTTCATGCCACCTGATACCCAAGATCAATCTTTGTCACTTATAAGGACACCGCTCGTTGTCAATCCAGTCAGCACCGCGCCAATTTCGTCTGAAGGAGAGCCTTCAGACGAGTATTTTATCGGTGTCAAAGATATAGAAATTAACGGTAAACATGTTTCTTTTAATTCAAGTTTGTTATCTTTCGATAACAATGGAGTAGGGGGTACCAAGATTAGTACTATAGCACCTTATACCATTTTGCACGCATCGATTTATAAGCGTTTGGTAAAAGATTACGTTAAGGCCGCTGCGTTAAATAAAATTAAAAGGGTAACATCTGTTGCACCGTTTGGAGCGTGTTTTGATTCGAGGACCGTTTCTAAGACAGTAACGGGACCAGCAGTTCCAGATATTGATCTTTTTATGCAAGGGAATATGGCGTTGGTAAAGTTGACACTTTCTGGATCAAATTTAATGGTGGAAGCTGCAAAAAATGTGATATGTCTTGCGATTATCGATGGCGGATCTACTCCAAGAACATCAATTGTGTTGGGTGGTCATCAACTCGAAAATCGTCTTCTAGAATTTGATCTAAGTACATCAATTCTAGGGTTCACTCCTTCTCTTCTGCTATCAAACACAAGTTGCCATCATTTTAGGCTACActagaaatatcaatatcaatatcaattatgttgagaaaagcgacaccgaattatagcaaaccgctagtaataattgaaataacgacaataataggacaccgagatttaacgtggaaaaccccaatagggtaaaaaatcacgggcaaggaaagaaacgtttcactaataagaataataggaattacacttctctctaattacaaggataaacactaatctttatatctcttgtaattaggagttaACACTTTAACTCTCTATTAACTCTCTTTTAGTACACAAGAACACTTATGATTTTGGGATGCTAAAATGAGATATATGATGCATCTATTTATAGCAAAATGGAGAATGT
The window above is part of the Rutidosis leptorrhynchoides isolate AG116_Rl617_1_P2 chromosome 1, CSIRO_AGI_Rlap_v1, whole genome shotgun sequence genome. Proteins encoded here:
- the LOC139848643 gene encoding probable aspartic proteinase GIP2 gives rise to the protein MAISHSQITITLLIFSLVTISYAALDPNKLPKKATIHFPIRKNQTSLQYYTTFEIGSSRTFVDALIDIGAQNVWLDCTSYVSSSYKRASCGSNRCNRFKGSVCVGCNSTPRPGCSNNTCGVFAYNPFREYLTAQELGEDTMRVSETDGYWVRQEYDVPKFQFSCANADIIQGLPGDDTIGLVGLARTQVSLASQVSSSFNIAPKFALCLPSSSENGLGDIYIGGGPYFMPPDTQDQSLSLIRTPLVVNPVSTAPISSEGEPSDEYFIGVKDIEINGKHVSFNSSLLSFDNNGVGGTKISTIAPYTILHASIYKRLVKDYVKAAALNKIKRVTSVAPFGACFDSRTVSKTVTGPAVPDIDLFMQGNMALVKLTLSGSNLMVEAAKNVICLAIIDGGSTPRTSIVLGGHQLENRLLEFDLSTSILGFTPSLLLSNTSCHHFRLH